The proteins below are encoded in one region of Podarcis raffonei isolate rPodRaf1 chromosome 6, rPodRaf1.pri, whole genome shotgun sequence:
- the RPF1 gene encoding ribosome production factor 1, with protein sequence MAGIPGKGKKRQKEQHDAERTSEGLGPEGGQGSAPEQGQVLFPPSFSVSEIKNKQRRHFMFLRWKQQQRKEKLAIKKKRKKEREALGDKAPPKPVPKTIENQRVYDETTVDPNDEEVTLDEATDEFAPYFNRQTVPKILITTSDRPRGRTVRFCEQLSTCIPNSHVYYRRGLALKRIIPQCISRDFTDLIVINEDRKVPNGLVLSHLPEGPTAHFRMSSVHLRKEIKRKGKAPSEHQPEIILNNFTTRLGHSIGRMLASLFPHDPQFVGRQVATFHNQRDYIFFRFHRYIFKNEKRVAIQELGPRFTLKLRSLQKGTFDSKFGEYEWIHKRREMDTSRRKFHL encoded by the exons ATGGCCGGCATCCCGGGGAAAGGAAAGAAGCGGCAGAAGGAGCAGCACGATGCTGAGAGAACGAGCGAAGGGCTTGGCCCTGAGGGGGGACAAGGCAGCGCCCCCGAGCAGGGCCAGGTCCTGTTCCCGCCGTCTTTCAGCGTCTCGGAAATCAAGAACAAGCAGCGGCGCCATTTCATGTTTCTGcgctggaagcagcagcaaaggaag GAGAAATtagccattaagaaaaagagaaaaaaggagcGAGAAGCACTTGGAGACAAG GCACCACCAAAGCCGGTACCAAAGACAATTGAAAACCAGCGTGTATATGATGAAACCACAGTTGATCCAAACGATGAAGAG GTTACTTTGGATGAAGCTACAGATGAATTTGCACCCTATTTCAACAGGCAGACGGTTCCAAAGATTCTTATCACGACATCTGACAGACCCCGTGgg agaacTGTGAGATTCTGTGAACAGTTATCAACTTGTATTCCGAATTCACATGTTTACTATCGAAGAGGACTGGCTCTAAAAAGAATTATTCCACAGTGTATCTCAAGGGACTTCACAGATCTGATTGTTATTAATGAAGATCGTAAAGTACCAA ATGGGCTTGTGTTAAGTCACTTGCCTGAAGGTCCAACTGCTCATTTTAGGATGAGTAGTGTTCATCTACGTAAAGAAATAAAG CGAAAAGGAAAAGCTCCCTCAGAACATCAGCCTGAAATAATCCTGAACAACTTTACAACACGATTGGGCCATTCCATTGGGCGGATGCTTGCTTCTTTATTCCCTCACGATCCTCAGTTTGTCGGTAGACAAGTAGCTACATTTCACAATCAGCGTGACTATATATTTTTCAGATTCCATAG ATACATCTTCAAAAATGAGAAAAGGGTGGCAATTCAAGAACTGGGCCCACGTTTTACCCTGAAACTAAGGTCTCTTCAAAAGGGAACGTTTGATTCTAAATTTGGCGAATATGAATGGATTCACAAG CGCCGTGAAATGGACACAAGTCGAAGAAAATTCCACCTATAA